In Zingiber officinale cultivar Zhangliang chromosome 9B, Zo_v1.1, whole genome shotgun sequence, the genomic window CCCTCCTTCGCCCTCCTCGCGGCGAATACACCTCTCGTAGAGAAGCTACGAGACCGGACCTACGACTCTCTCTCGCAGCGAGCCCTCTTCTACCGCGAACTCTCCCTCGCCGCGAGCTTTCCCTTGCCGCAAGCCCTCTCTCGACCggcaagctctccctctccgcgAGCCCTCTCCTTCCTATGTCTCTCCACTCACCGACGAACTAGGGCATCATTATCCGCTCCTCTCATTTAGTGCTGCAGGAAGTTCATTTGGATCATACTTTCTTCTCTGATTCATTTGGAGCAGCATTGCCCCAAGCCTAGCCTCAGGTGTCTTGTGTCGCTACCGTGGAGGTACAAGGTGTCGGTTCCATGGCCCAAGAGCAGAGACATGGTGAGATTAATTCTTGGGTAAGCCGGCTATGGTTTTCATTTTCCCCAATTCTCTCATTGATGGTCGCAATGTATCTAATTACCCCTGATGATTGCCCTAGCTAGTTTCTCGTTGCTTCCGATTCCCGTGTTGACTCGTACTGATCTGTAAAGGAGGAGCGTGCTACCACTTTGAGAAGAATATGGTATGATAAGTTAGCATCTGTCGAGTATGATTATTTCACATTGTTTCCTTCGAGATACGTTGAGTGTACCTCAGTAGTTGATTTCTTATTTTCCTTGTTCTACTCTTTAGCAATCGTACATTAAAAATCTTCTAGACGGCATTGATCTCCTCACCATGCCGGCTTGGATCAAGGAGATCAAATATTCCTCACCATGTCGGATGGTCGCCATGTCAGCAAACCGCACGAAACCGCAGCAACCGCGCCGTAGGAGATCaatgttgtatatatatatacactttaACTTTGATGGTGAGGAATATTTGTGGGTGTTATCTTACGAACTTTGCATTTACATCTGTCAATAACCCTATGCAGGCTTTtgtctctcatttttttttctattttaagtTATTTACTGCTTCAATCAAATTGGATCTATTACGTTGAATGAGTGATTCCAGCCATTGAATTTTGACTTGGTTCACATAACATGGCGCTTCATTCTCCTCGATGTGTAATTTAAATTCTTTAGACATCCATAGCATATTCTTTGTGTGCGAGTGCAACATGAAATTTTGCTTAGCTCATTTTTAAAATCAGTTCTCAAAAGCTTGTGTTTGAACTGCTTAATGTTGGAAAATTTTGGCAGTTTAAATTTATAAGAATttgcaaattttgaattttgataattTACTAGCATCAATTATCTCAAACAAATAGATTATGATGAGATAATAGTGGAAATGCATTAACGTGGGATTTGTTTGCAgtagtttttattattattgttttgacAACAAATCTAGGGTTGCACTGAAAATCTTATGTTCTTTATATTTGTATAGATATGATGAAGAAGGCACCAAATGCTAGAATGGCACATCCATGGCCAGACCACTTTTATCCATTGCATGTGGCACTTGGAGCTGCAGGGGAAAGAGCAAAGGCTGAATTAATTctactattttatttttttttcttcttgtgttgtATGTTCTGGGGTCAGGTATTGGACTGTAACTATTTGTTTGTTGGCTTCGGGTGTTGTAATTTGTTTCTAAACAGCCAgttgcttaaagttgcttaaactTGTAATGATAGTTTCATTTTCTTAATTCTGTCTCTTTATCTCTTGTAACGACAGTATGTTGGCTTCGTGCAGTTGTTCATTCTTGTGTCAAATTATATACTAGTTGTTTGCTTCATTGTTTCCTACAAGTGATCTCCCTCTGTATATTAGTAGACTTTGCTGTTGTTGTTTCAGTGAAagaattttattgaattttgtattAATTAGTTAAAATATCATAAATTTGCTTCACCTCTCTGCCGTGGAGCTTCTCAAGGAgtatccttttctttctttctctccctctctctcttgcATTCCATGAGTAATTATTGTCTAACAACTAAAGGCAAAAATAGTTCGATTTTCCTCATTTTTCTAGTGCCAGCAAAGCCTACATTTGAGAGGTTTAGGTACTTCAATCTCTTTAGGAAGCCAATGAAGTGTGGTATATGAAGGTCATTGAAGTTGTTGTAGCTCAAATTCAAATGTCTCATAAACTTGAGCTGGAGCAAGGAATGATCCACTCTCCCACTCAAGTTCCACATGTCATATTTTGGATCAGATGCATTTGCATATGGATTATGGAGATCAATACTGATAACTGATGCAGTGCTGAGACACAGTTGCTACGACAAAGTAAAAGCAATAAGTACAACATTAGACAATCCAAGAACAACATTAGAGACTCATTATAGCTACATGTTGAAATTGAAGAGGATCAAACTGACAAGATCGTCAAATATATTGAAAGCTACAACAACATTATCATACCACAATTACAACACCAACATTATTCAACAGTGTTTAATGATATAAATTAACAAACCAAGTTTATATCTAGAATTACAACATTTAACCATTTACAAACAAAGTTTGCGTCAAGTAGTCAATGTCCAGACAAAAATTTAAAAGGGTGCTAGATAAAAATTTAAGATAGTATAGCTCCCGAAAGCCATGTAGTCTTGCTGATGACAAAGGAGGTCACGAAATTTAAAGAAATTGACAAATGTCACTACACTTCCAGATGCTTTGGTCCCTCTCATTAGCGGTAAACATGTGTTGTAGACCAAACAAAGAAACCTCCGGGTCTAAGAATCCTATTGAGCTCCAGTGGCTTCCCACCTGCATTAGCATAGTTCAGATATAAAATTGAGGATAAACATTACTCTACAAAAGCAAAAGAATTGATTAAAATATAACAGGTACCATCTGCATCCCAGTGGACTATACAAAGTGAACACTGAATCAAATCAAATACATTGTTGGGAAATGGCAGCTTCTGATTTCCAATTACTGATAAAAAGGTTGGAATACCACACTCTAATGCAAATTGTATCGGATCCTATCCCCTAAATATCCACCAAAGCTTGCAACACCACAACCAACATCAAGGACCCCTTGTGTGCCCTCCCCCATTGATGGCTAGAAGATTCTGGTAAAATCAAGAAAAGAAGTATTACTAGTTTAGACAAATCTATCAATTATCAGATTGAGAATCTCATTAAAAATCAGTTTTAGGAAATCAAAGTGGCATATATGCTTATTACAATCTGAGGacttatttaaaaaatgattaaaaatcaaagaaaaatagaaaaagttTTAACTTGAATGTAGTTTTACAAAAGATCATTGCACATTTTCAGGAATGGTTTCCCATATCTAAGATGATTTAGTGATGATggcattaaaaaaattaatgttaCCAACACAAGGATAACAAATAGTTTCTTTTCATATACCAAAGACAAGGTTTGTTGCTACCTCTGGAGCTTGATATCCAATACTGcctaaggttagataaaataatCATTCTCATTAGGTAGTCAATTTAATGAAAATAGAGTTCATCTCAAATGAGTCATTGGAGAAGAGTGACgacataatattaaaaaaatacaagATACTAGAATGTATTCCCACCCAGGACAATCAACAATGGATAATCTTGCAatgaaaatttatcaaaaatttggaattaataaagAGCATTGTACATTTTAAAGAAAGTAACAGAAACAGAATGGAACAGGGCATGCATTCATGTTCATTATTCAATAATATCAAAAGGTAAGCCTTAGGTCATAAGTGCTAATTGAACCAATTAAAAGCAAAATTCCACTGACTCtagagaaaaaaataatcaaaCGAGAAACCcataattatagaaggaattgcATCTTGGCCTCTAATACAGGAATATCAAAATAGCTGAGAATACTTGCTTACTTGCTCGATGAACTTGATGTATTTAGAAACACCATCTTTAAATTGAGTTCCACTAAGAAGGAAAACCAAGTAAACACCTCCGTACTCAGTCTTGGTCTTTCTTATATTCAACGAGTTTGGTGCGAGGAACATTATCATAACAAATCTGTTGACTGCAAAATAGAGAATTTAGGAAGACCAAATGAATGATAGGCAAAGCTCCAAAGCAACCAAAATATCATCTGATAGCAAGCAGAATACGTCCGTCATTTTCCCTTCTATTTTCACACTTATCAAAGTTCCATGGATGTGATCTCTAAAATACTGAGTCAACACGATTACACGAAGTCCAAAAAAGTTTCCAATAAGTTCAAAAATTCAAGgctgaatatttttaaaaatgaatgaaaattttatagagggCAAGGTGATTTTTAATGTAGAATTGCTGAAGAGTAGAACAAGGAAAATAAGAAATCAACTACTGAGGTACACTCAACGTATCTCGAAGGAAACAATGTGAAATAATCATACTCGACAGATGCTATCTTATCATACCATATTCTTCTCAAAGTGGTAGCACGTTCCTCCTTTACAGATCAGTACGAGTCAACACGGGAATCGGAAGCAACGAGAAACTAGCTAGGGCAATCATCAGGGGTAATTAGATACATTGCGACCATCAATGAGAGAATTGGGGAAAATGAAAACCATAGCCGGCTTACCCAAGAATTAATCTCACCATGTCTCTGCTCTTGGGCCATGGAACCGACACCTTGTACCTCCACGGTAGCGACACAAGACACCTGAGGCTAGGCTTGGGGCAATGCTGCTCCAAATGAATCAGAGAAGAAAGTATGATCCAAATGAACTTCCTGCAGCACTAAATGAGAGGAGCGGATAATGATGCCCTAGTTCGTCGGTGAGTGGAGAGACATAGGAAGGAGAGGGCTcgcggagagggagagcttgccGGTCGAGAGAGGGCTTGCGGCAAGGGAAAGCTCGCGGCGAGGGAGAGTTCGCGGTAGAAGAGGGCTCGCTGCGAGAGAGAGTCGTAGGTCCGGTCTCGTAGCTTCTCTACGAGAGGTGTATTCGCCGCGAGGAGGGCGAAGGAGGGGGGCGCTTCGGCGATTCGGAGAGGGAGGAGTGGCTAGGTTTCGTGATGAAGAATCGCTTGGAGAAGTTTGACGCGATTCTGCCTTCGTTGCGTTATCTTCTCACGCGGATGACGTGGAACTCGCCACGTAAGCGTGCCGCACGAAAACCGCAGGACTCTCACCGCAgcagattaatatatatatatatatatatatatatatatatatatatatatatatatatatcatccggATAATTTCTCagatattttgattttcaaaagtgAATTAGAGGATCCACAGTTGTTATATCTCATTATGAGCTCTTTCGTTGTCACGTCTGTGCCatatcaaaagttaaaaacctcACACTTCTTTCCACTATCAAAAAAATCTCTCAACAACTCCTTCATGGATCTtacacttttcattatatataattctcatttctccttcgtattttacattatacaccattaaatttttataaaatttaaatttatcacttgctaacatgaaataacattaataatttttaaaaaatatataaatattacaGTGCATCAAATGAAAAGacatatattataataatatataaaaataaacgtAAATTCATCTACACCAGGCCATGTCTctgtttaatttttttcattattttctcATGTAAATAAAGTTATCCAAGTGTCATCTCACTGGTATCcttcataagaatttcataatccttatgaaagatcTCGGCTTCCCGCAAAGCCATTTTTTAcatttgatattctttaatatcttgtCATTCTTTGTCGATGTTATGTTCCATTGTGTCGCCCTCTCTGGCTTTAGATTTGCCCTTCCTCTTCGCTGCCTTTTGCCCTATCGGACGAATGCGGACTTCAGAGTCATCTAAGTCAACACTTGTATCTGGATTTGATATTGAAGTGTTTCCTCCTGACTCGGATGTCCTTACCTTCTTGTTAGAGTAATGAGCAACTGATTGTGGAGTAtatttctcgtagtctttgagaaccctccacacatgcatatacttaaaatccttgttattgttgttggcttTCCACATATTCAGTGCATTCTCCAACACATTCTCGTCACTCCAACCGCTTTGCCgatgagtatgaaaattattatAAGTTGCAGAAAATTCATTTACCATCGGTGCAAACCTGTAATAATGTGATTTCAGACGCTGATAACTTCTCGTCATAGATCCAGTGGGGCGATGTTTGTTGTAGTAATCAGCGATACGTTTCCAAAAAGCTTGATCCTTCTGGTCATTACCAATGATTGCATTAGTGCTTATAGTTGCCCATGACTTCGCAAGGACCACatcttcatcgggagaccaaaatcttcTTTTCGATTCATTTTCCTCCAGCTCAACTTCACGCTCTTCTTGTGATGAGTGTGGTGGCACCTAAGTTGCTGGAACAGATGATGGCGTTAGAAATTCTTTGCCGCTGATAGATGGATCAATAGTCGCCCTTCTAGATTCATTCGAAAGTATGACAGGTGGTTGAGTAGGAGAAACCCCGTAAGGATAAGGCATCCCAAGTTGGCTATCCATTGCAGACCAGTCTTGGATGGATACATACCAAATGGAGCTGAGGCGGTGTTACTTGGATTCCACGACtgcaaaaaattttgagaactttgggaATTTGGAAAATTTGGAGAATGTTgtggaacatatgaaatattttgaaaatttggagGATATTGTGGTTGAGAGAAAAAATGAGAATATTGGATATTTGGAGGAATGCGAGTATTTTGAGAAGATGTATTTCCTTCCgtatttgaagaattcaaaagattCGTAAAGGAAGTATTGAGATTTTCATCCATCTCGAATACAAATAGGGACTGAAAGGAAGAATTGAGTTGAGAGCAAAGATAGCAATGGAATGAATAAAATAGATctcatatttatagattttttatatattaaaaaattaaattataaccgTTGAACAACGGCTAAAAATTAGTCGTTGCTCAACGGCATACAACGGTTGTTCTCACTGAAATGAGAAGCAAGCTTTAATTACCAggctttttgatttttttttaattattaaaaaaataaaaaaaatgaaaagacgaAGAAGCGACTCCGCAGCGGCGGAGCCGCTTCTTCGCTTTAATCAAAAAACCTCCCTCCACTATGGGAGGGAGGTTTTTCGCCAAGTCCACGTCACAATGGGAGCTCGGAAAGAGCTCCCACTGTAGATGCTCTTAGTAGAATTTCGGACATTTGAGGATTGTCATGAATGTATAAGGTAAGGGTGTGCagatatcaatcctatattcaaccattaatcaaattaatttcaaatctttGCACCATCAATCCGTTATATATGTTAGGTCAAATTATAaacattattaaaaaattatattctaAAACAAAATATACCAAGACTAAATCAATGGTTCCAAGGCGTTAAGAAGTTACTTAGTGCACAAATTAAAGGAATTTGTATTAAGCCAAGATAAATCTAAAACTTATCTGAGGTTTGTTTTCTGAATATAACAATAGATACTACTACTGGAAATAAGGTTCCAAAATGATAAGTGTAGTTAATTTGTTCCTCTGACttatcaataaaatcctaaaaaaattgatcatcagataattcaataCGAGTgattaaatagaaaatttaaagaaaaaaattaggagaaaaagaaaatagaacaaTTTAAGAAAAGAATGTCTCTATTTTACAAAGGAAATCATATATTTTCTTCTGCCACAAACAAAATGGAACAGATTAAGAATATATGTTTCTCaactaaattaaaaacataaagtgGTAGATGAAAACATCACTTGGAAATCTTGAAAGTTCCTCTCTCAACCCAGTAATTATATCTTCAATCTTCTGTTTTTCCATCTCAGCCTCATATTTAGGGTTCCACCACAGAAAAGCCACAAGAAGTTGTTTTGTTCACCCAGTGTTTTGCCCTAATTTCCCTTCCCTCTTGCTGCGACGTGCGATCTCACACGGCGCCGAGCAGCTGCTTCTTCTACATTTTGTGTGCGGCCTCGAGCAGCAGTCTAGTCTTCTGCCTTCTTCATTCGACTTCCCCAGACATCCCCTGATACCCCTACTGTAAATCTGGGTGCGTGGATGTCACCCGTGGACACCTTTCACGCACGAAGACACCTCCAATGATCAGAGGCGTCTCTCCGTGTTGAGAGGTGTCGATGGGCGACGCCCACGAGAGtgagtgtgtgtatatatatatacatataaagcaTGAGTAtttaaaatttcaatatatttaaatttacaaTTTCAAATTACTCTTTTTTTCCAGCTGTGAAGGTACACTGCTTGACGTATTACCGCGGGCGCTTTCATATTTAGCGAACCGAGAGAAAGACGACTCACTTCCGAAATTAGTCCAAACAATAAATTTTTAGAACTTAAAACTGTGGATAAAATATATAAGGCGTTCCATAGAATTCATCCACTCCCTTGGTTcggaactccataaactcctacAAACAACCTCTTCAAGAAGAGGGATGGATATTAAAGCTCATGGTGCCGCATACCAACAAACAGTCAACGTGGTCAAACAAAACGGGATGAAAAAAAGAATTATCTGAACTTTAAATCCCTTTTACAAAGAATTCCAAAAACAATTTACAAGCATATCAAAGCTAACTGTCACATTGTTGCACTCGGCATTTCCAGCTTCAGAAACCAAACGATTCTCTTCCGGCTTCTTTGAACAAGTAACCGTGAGAAGCCCAGACCACAGCATCCAAGCAAAACAAATAACCAGTTCATTACAAATCACTAGGTCAGATTGCAAACTAAGAACAGCTTTAGATTGCCAGAACAAGCAACTGAAGTAGACAGAATGACTTGCTATGGATCATCCGAACCCCAGGCATCATCGCGCAAAGATTTTCGAGCAACAATGCGATTTTTTCTTGCTTCCTCCTGTTTTCTTAGGTCGTTGGATCCAAACTCTGTAGAAGGTTTTATTCCCATCCCTTGAGCAATCAGCCTTTGGGCTGTTCGTGCAGAAGTCTTAGGCCTTGGATATGGAGGTTCCAAATCTGTAAGATCGCAATATTTAATtacaaacaaacaaaaacaacTAAAATCACACCAAAAACATGAgtgagagtgagagagagagagaggagagaggaaaataataataataataataataataccttTGGCGGAAATCTGGTCCCGGAGACTATCATCCTCCTGCAGAAAACGAACTTTGAATGGAAAAGGAATCTTGCTATGAGCATCGCGTGCTGCAAATAGAGACAATGTACCAAAGATCTATTAGAGTAAACAATTACAAACAAAACCATCCAATTAAGACCAAGAACTGATCTACAACCACTAATTTTTATTAGAAGAGACAAGCTTACTTTACTATACCTAATTGGATAGTGCCTGTGGTCCAAAACCTTATCTTATAGGAAAATAGATAACGTGCACATTGAAAGAATGATTCTAACAATctgaaaattaattagatataCATCGTCTATTCCCATAATGTATTAAAAATATAGTAGAACATTACTGGACCATGTAACATAAACCATTTCTACCTCTTTGGAATCAATCAGAGAAGGTATATTATTATTACTAGGTAGAAATTTGGCACAATTTAGGTCAAAACTGAACCATCAACGAAGATAAAATGGATGACAATctaataaaaaactatttttttctttataccTTTCCTTTTTGAATCGATTGTCACATCATCAATGAATAGAATTGATACTTCCACATACATGTGagaaaaatataaatactttATGTAAGAAGAACTACTACAACAAATAATCAGCAGATACATTAGTGCATCAACTCGTCACCTCACCCAGCACTTCAACCAATCTCTGAGGTCAAATCCAGGTCATCTTTCATTCATGAACTTTCTTTTACTAGTCAAGGTTGTTATATCAAGGTTTCTATTGTGAATTTTTTGggtaattttttttgtaaattatatCAAACTGTGATTTGTAAAGTTTAAGaaacaaattataaaatatactaaaaatatatgataatgatataatatttattttaatagcaTAGTAGTATTGATGAAGTTATGTTGACAGTGAGTCACAACCAAAATATGTAGATTCATATCTTCCAGAATCTACAAATTATTACCCCTTTCATTCCATTTGAAATGAAATGGTTCAATAGGAAATTTTCTAACCAACTGCTTTTGATCTATAAAAATTATTGACATATGTTGATGACTTAGACATAGTATGACTTCGAAATCATTTTGATTTCACCTCATTTTGTGTATTGATttgataagatttttttttctcaatgcTTATTAATTGTCAAGTCCACATTAGCTATCATCATGGTAGTCAAGATTGCTATCCATGGCAGTTAAGATTGTGATCCAGACCATAGGATCTTGTGATCTTTCAATCCAAGATAACCTAAATATTCCAAACGCCAAGTAGGATCTGAATTCAGCTACGATTTTATGAAACACAGCTATGTTTGCTATATGAGCAATCATGTCTTGATGTTCCAATATCATTCTAACAACAATAGCTCCAATATTGTTGTCTTTCCAACTAATATTAAAGGAAATGAAATTAACAGAACTAAAAATAACAGTAGCTCTAGAAtacttggtcaaaactttagataGTTCTTTTTTAAAGCTAAAAGTATAATGTTGTCATCACATAGATAATAGACAAAGAATCCGAAGAATCCCTTTGCTCAAATAACTTGcccaatattaaaaaaaaaagatgatgcAAACCCACATCTGGTTTTGAATCTTGTCCACTTATTGTATGTTATAGAGCTCTGATTAATCAGGATGCACACAATTCTTCATAATAACAAATGTCAATTGTCAACTTTCCTAATTTTCAATATAGTAAAAGGCAAAGCATAAAAGAAACATTAGAAAGATGTCAAACTTTTTTTATGGCATGGATAACAAACCAACTCATCCAACATCCATCTCTTCAGTTAAAACATGAGAATATCCATTTTTGATAGAAAGAAAGTTTCTTATATGTGAGAGCTGCCATAATTCTACAACTCATAATTAACTCTTCGGGCCGTAAGACAATCTTCATACTATATAAAAGGAAAAAGTTCCTAATAGGCAACGGAAAGAAAGAGGTGCATCGTACAAACATACCAAGTGTTGGAGTTCGGAACACTGCAAGTGCAACAGTATCGTTGACCCATCGAATAGCAACACCATCGTCTTTAAACTTCTCAAACAACTTCTCTAATTCTATTGTCTGGGTGCTAGGTGGAAAGTTGTATAGCACAAGGACATGGTCAGTACCATATCCAACTGAGAACATGAGTCAAGATGTTACATTCAAGATTTCCTTTTCAGCTAAAGGTAAATTCCAATATACCTAAACTGGCAAAATAAAGCTGAGAATACTCACAGTTCCTAACCAAGCTCGCATCATCTTCAACACGATGCTCACGATCCTTAATCAGCAGAGAAACATCTGACTGAGAGCGGTCATCAGTTGCTGTCGCTGAATCCAACTGTTCACTGTACAGGTAACTCTTTTCATACATGAATGACCCCCTTCCACGCCGCTTTGGAGTAATATGTACCTCAGCATCAACCTTTGGCGGGCTTGATTTCCCATCGCTCCTATTATTTGAAGAAAGAAAAGATTCGTCCGGGTAGCCGCGGTCTGCAATTGCTTCCCAATCTGCCGTGCACCACAAGAATTTCCGTTATCAATTATAACTCCAAGAATGGTccgaattataaaaaaataagcaGTAAAGGTACCATCTCCCGCGTCTTCCTGATCGCCACGAGACGCCGAAACCCTAATTTCCTCTTGCAGTGAAACCTTCTCACTCGCCGACCCAGACTCCCTTCGATAAACCACAGACCAAAGGTTCCAAACAAAAGAAGTGATTTACGAGTGCCAATTCAATAACCAATCCCCTTAATTATAGCACGTCGATGTCGTAGCTTACTCTTGTCTCGAAGTCAAAGGCGCGATGGAGCCGCGAGTGCGAACGGCCAGAGCGCGGGACCGGATCTCGTCGGCCTTGAGGGAGAATCCACGGGAGGAGTGTATTTCGGCGAGATCCTCGAGAGCGGTGGCGAGCCGGAGGTCGCCGGACGGAGACGAGGGTTCCTCAGATTGCAGCCTCGAGACGACGGACTCAAGAACGGAGATCGCTCCTTCAATATCTCCTCGTTCAACCAAGTCTTCCACCGCCTCGCTCCACCCGTCTCCGCCACTACTGCCGCCAGCCTCCATTTCGCTGCTTCCCTTCCGCTTGGAGACGCGTATCCTGCACACTGGAAGTTATAGCTGCAATAAATGGGCCGAATTATTAGGCCTTCTAGTAGCTCATTAGTTTGTTGGGCCCGCAGAGAAGAGTGACCAATAAAGTGAAATGTTTaacaaatttaatattattttttaaatttcctttaaTTATTATCAGTCTCTCTTTTTGCTCACTAGTTACacgttttttttataattatcatGAAATTTTATAGGCAATTTATTAAAATACACTCTTGATAATCAAGATTAAGTTAAAGGTATTCTTTAATTATTGTTTCTTGAAAAAGAT contains:
- the LOC122024447 gene encoding R3H and coiled-coil domain-containing protein 1-like, which encodes MEAGGSSGGDGWSEAVEDLVERGDIEGAISVLESVVSRLQSEEPSSPSGDLRLATALEDLAEIHSSRGFSLKADEIRSRALAVRTRGSIAPLTSRQEESGSASEKVSLQEEIRVSASRGDQEDAGDDWEAIADRGYPDESFLSSNNRSDGKSSPPKVDAEVHITPKRRGRGSFMYEKSYLYSEQLDSATATDDRSQSDVSLLIKDREHRVEDDASLVRNFGYGTDHVLVLYNFPPSTQTIELEKLFEKFKDDGVAIRWVNDTVALAVFRTPTLARDAHSKIPFPFKVRFLQEDDSLRDQISAKDLEPPYPRPKTSARTAQRLIAQGMGIKPSTEFGSNDLRKQEEARKNRIVARKSLRDDAWGSDDP